One genomic window of Psychrobacillus sp. INOP01 includes the following:
- a CDS encoding acyltransferase family protein: MIKEWNFLRAVTCLCIVFLHSTTQTASIVSYPEIEYYHLFRILLCYATPTFIVLSVIILANRYPDRLPNNFWGSRLKFIFLPFIAFAIIDALFAYYTYSSTNLVDKILRNIVTGSFEGWFILVIFQFYFLHHLVTKYKISMAWLIPISILSMLWYLNWMNNNPDIFPDFNYMLKLPFIAWFGYFAFGFVVGKYYTIISEKLYKHRWATLLYVAVAFSFIFLSYEAGNTLVHSRRFDLFPFVISVTCAMLAWGQAIPSFKVLTLLNNYAFGIYLVHWPVQMFLAPITANYFQQTSTRVLALFFISLLLSIIIIKLISLLPFGQYIVGKTKKKTQKAAIKLEPITQ; this comes from the coding sequence ATGATAAAAGAATGGAATTTTTTACGTGCTGTTACATGTTTGTGTATTGTTTTCTTACATAGTACAACGCAGACGGCATCAATCGTTTCGTATCCAGAAATCGAGTATTATCACTTGTTTCGAATTCTCCTATGCTATGCAACTCCAACATTCATCGTTCTGTCCGTTATTATATTAGCAAATCGTTATCCAGACAGATTGCCTAACAACTTCTGGGGAAGCCGACTTAAGTTTATTTTTTTACCATTTATTGCGTTCGCAATTATAGACGCATTATTTGCGTATTACACATACTCGAGTACTAATCTTGTGGATAAAATCCTTCGGAATATAGTGACTGGTTCCTTTGAAGGATGGTTTATCCTTGTAATATTTCAGTTTTATTTTTTACATCATCTTGTTACAAAATACAAAATATCTATGGCTTGGTTAATCCCAATAAGTATTTTAAGTATGCTGTGGTACTTAAATTGGATGAATAATAATCCAGATATATTCCCAGATTTTAACTACATGCTGAAATTACCGTTTATCGCTTGGTTTGGTTATTTTGCATTTGGTTTTGTAGTTGGAAAGTATTATACAATTATTTCTGAAAAGTTATATAAGCATAGGTGGGCAACCTTATTATACGTAGCTGTTGCTTTCTCGTTTATTTTTCTTTCCTATGAAGCAGGAAATACACTAGTCCATTCGCGTAGATTTGATCTGTTCCCATTTGTTATATCAGTAACCTGTGCGATGCTCGCCTGGGGTCAAGCTATTCCTAGTTTTAAAGTACTGACATTGCTAAATAACTATGCGTTTGGAATTTACCTAGTACATTGGCCAGTTCAGATGTTTTTAGCTCCAATTACGGCAAATTATTTCCAACAAACAAGTACAAGAGTTCTGGCTTTGTTCTTTATTTCTTTACTACTTAGTATCATTATTATCAAACTTATCTCGCTACTTCCTTTTGGACAGTATATTGTGGGGAAAACAAAGAAAAAAACACAAAAAGCAGCCATCAAATTGGAACCGATTACACAATAA
- a CDS encoding glycosyltransferase family 2 protein: protein MKTISILIPAYNEEQVLHTLINRLDAVTSELPHYQFEYLFVNDGSTDNTLFLLKQLVEHRTDVSYVNLSRNFGKEVAMLAGFDHTKGQAVIIIDADLQDPPELIPEMIGYWEQGYDDVFAKRRSRAGESWFKKWSSSRYYKILESLSNIPVQRDTGDFRLLDRRCIDALQQLREGQRYTKGMYSWIGFNKKEILFDRDPRAAGETKWNYGKLFNLAIDGITSSTIAPLRFSSLFGVIISVVAFFFMIFVVIRALLFGDPVPGYPSLMAVILFLGGIQLLSLGIIGEYLGKVFYETKGRPVYFVEEYVSTIKKDDSAE, encoded by the coding sequence ATGAAAACAATCTCAATCTTAATACCAGCATATAATGAGGAGCAAGTACTACATACGTTGATCAATCGTTTAGATGCAGTTACAAGCGAACTGCCGCATTATCAATTTGAGTATTTATTTGTCAATGATGGAAGTACGGATAATACACTTTTTTTGTTAAAACAATTGGTGGAACATAGAACCGATGTATCATATGTGAATCTTTCACGGAATTTCGGAAAAGAAGTGGCAATGCTTGCTGGGTTTGACCACACTAAAGGACAAGCGGTTATCATTATTGATGCAGACCTACAAGACCCTCCAGAACTCATCCCTGAAATGATTGGGTATTGGGAGCAAGGCTATGATGATGTGTTTGCGAAGCGTCGCAGTAGAGCGGGGGAATCTTGGTTTAAAAAATGGTCATCCTCAAGGTATTATAAAATATTGGAATCTCTTTCGAATATTCCGGTACAGCGGGACACAGGCGATTTTCGTTTATTGGATCGTCGTTGTATTGATGCATTGCAACAGTTACGTGAAGGACAGCGATACACAAAAGGAATGTATAGCTGGATTGGCTTTAACAAAAAGGAAATTCTGTTTGACCGTGATCCACGTGCAGCAGGGGAAACTAAGTGGAATTATGGAAAACTATTTAATTTGGCTATCGATGGAATTACATCTTCTACGATTGCGCCACTTCGGTTCTCCTCTCTATTTGGTGTAATAATTTCTGTGGTTGCCTTTTTCTTTATGATTTTCGTCGTTATTCGGGCATTATTATTCGGTGATCCAGTACCTGGTTATCCATCCCTTATGGCAGTAATTCTATTTTTAGGTGGTATTCAGCTTTTATCATTAGGGATTATTGGAGAATATTTAGGGAAGGTTTTCTATGAGACGAAAGGACGACCGGTGTATTTTGTAGAAGAATATGTTTCCACTATAAAAAAAGATGATTCGGCTGAATAA
- a CDS encoding GtrA family protein: MRNELTKFIIVGVLNTLHYYGWYLLFSQVIDWHFLPSHWIAFVISMIGSFYLNSYFTYNIKPTWRKFFQFPLTYVVQIIISTTVLYILSTYFGVDDRIGALIASVVTIPFTFLLSRKILKR; this comes from the coding sequence ATGCGCAATGAGTTAACGAAATTTATAATTGTCGGCGTTTTAAATACCCTCCATTATTATGGTTGGTATTTACTATTTTCTCAGGTAATAGACTGGCACTTTTTGCCGTCCCACTGGATAGCTTTTGTCATAAGTATGATAGGATCATTTTATTTGAATTCCTATTTTACCTATAATATAAAGCCAACATGGCGAAAATTCTTTCAATTTCCTTTGACATATGTCGTCCAAATAATCATTTCGACAACCGTATTATATATACTTTCTACATATTTCGGAGTGGATGATCGAATTGGGGCCCTTATTGCTTCTGTAGTTACGATCCCATTTACGTTTTTGTTATCCAGAAAAATATTAAAAAGATGA
- a CDS encoding M14 family zinc carboxypeptidase, with product MEKLLKLLGAFLIMLLIWNSYTNVTEASAFREVYTVNSASGVLLREAPSTGSASLQHMSYGTYGTVFSIDENGWAHVQVDGLSGYAPVSYLKKATGTIKIASSIGGVIVRESASATSKNLATLKYKMIIEEFSAENGWSFVQYGNITGYVASNFIGKPTTYPATVASKSGVVVKNIASTSGASVGALSNGKTVLVHSELAGWAYVTAGDMQGYVVASFLSKGTPAPNTSNIVNPKQVITHKEMTTYLQQIAAKYPSFTELKQIGSSVENRPIYAIRIGNGKKEVLFDGSVHAREHMTTNVLLEMIDTYSAHYAAGSSYEGYNVKSVLDKTAIWFVPMVNPDGVTLVQLGANAVANKSSVLAINGSSNFNRWKSNVRGVDLNDNFDSRWSKINNSRPGPSYMQYRGPRAFSEPEAQALGNFMTSRPFKTNISYHSSGQIMYWFNYQQTAELNRDKGLANQLSQITGYKVMPPQYLPGSGASGDYFIQETGMPGIVLEISPYAGENPVPLSRWDRIWKENAKVGLFVANEASNR from the coding sequence ATGGAAAAATTACTAAAATTACTCGGAGCATTTCTCATCATGCTCCTGATATGGAATAGTTATACTAACGTAACTGAAGCTTCCGCTTTTCGAGAAGTATATACCGTAAATAGTGCATCGGGAGTACTCCTAAGAGAGGCTCCATCTACTGGATCTGCGTCGCTACAACACATGAGCTACGGCACATATGGAACTGTATTCTCGATTGATGAGAACGGTTGGGCTCATGTTCAAGTGGACGGATTAAGTGGTTACGCGCCAGTAAGCTATTTGAAAAAAGCTACAGGTACTATTAAAATAGCAAGTTCTATAGGTGGCGTTATAGTTCGAGAATCTGCAAGTGCAACGAGTAAGAATCTTGCAACACTAAAATATAAAATGATTATAGAAGAATTCTCCGCTGAAAACGGGTGGTCATTCGTTCAATATGGCAATATTACTGGTTATGTTGCCTCTAACTTTATAGGAAAGCCTACTACTTATCCTGCAACAGTAGCATCCAAAAGTGGAGTAGTCGTGAAAAATATTGCAAGTACGAGTGGTGCAAGTGTTGGTGCACTTTCGAATGGAAAGACTGTCTTAGTACATTCGGAGTTAGCTGGCTGGGCTTATGTAACAGCGGGTGATATGCAAGGGTATGTAGTTGCAAGCTTTCTTTCAAAGGGAACACCAGCACCAAACACTAGCAATATAGTAAACCCTAAACAAGTCATTACACATAAGGAAATGACGACTTATTTACAGCAGATTGCAGCGAAATATCCGAGTTTCACAGAATTAAAACAAATAGGATCCTCTGTAGAGAATCGTCCTATTTATGCAATCCGGATCGGAAATGGGAAAAAGGAAGTATTGTTTGATGGTTCCGTACATGCAAGAGAGCATATGACGACAAATGTCCTGCTCGAAATGATTGACACATATAGTGCACACTATGCAGCGGGTAGTTCTTACGAGGGTTACAACGTTAAATCTGTTTTGGACAAGACAGCTATCTGGTTTGTGCCGATGGTTAATCCTGACGGGGTTACGCTTGTCCAATTAGGAGCAAATGCGGTAGCTAACAAGTCTAGTGTCCTTGCTATTAATGGAAGTAGTAACTTTAACCGCTGGAAGTCCAATGTACGCGGTGTTGATTTGAATGATAACTTTGACTCGAGATGGTCCAAAATTAACAATTCTCGACCAGGTCCTTCTTATATGCAATATAGAGGCCCCCGTGCGTTCAGTGAGCCGGAAGCACAGGCTTTAGGGAACTTTATGACCAGTCGACCGTTTAAAACCAATATCTCCTATCATTCATCTGGTCAAATTATGTACTGGTTTAATTATCAACAAACGGCAGAGCTTAATAGAGATAAAGGCTTAGCCAATCAATTATCTCAAATTACCGGATATAAGGTTATGCCACCGCAATACCTTCCGGGTTCTGGGGCATCTGGAGATTACTTCATCCAAGAAACCGGAATGCCAGGTATTGTACTTGAAATTTCCCCATATGCAGGTGAAAACCCTGTCCCATTAAGTAGATGGGATCGTATTTGGAAAGAAAATGCTAAGGTTGGCTTATTTGTCGCAAATGAAGCATCAAACAGATAG
- a CDS encoding S8 family serine peptidase → MRGLLLKMLLGCSFSIVLFFPSIALSSSGEQTETDRVIVEVTDKEGNKEIESIAVDEVQPKSFFTIAASSKDEVNVLQPDYIRTIGMVQTAEYTKPWGAMRVGTDWIKSQFATNAGEVIVAVIDTGVDYTHSFLKERMVAGYDFVDNDTDPMDEHFHGTHIAGIIAESTTANVKIMPIRALNETGNGYDSNIAKSIHYAVDNGASLVNMSFQGNEYSEHLAAAIDYALSNDVLVVVSSGNKSDDTANYYPASEKKVLVVSATDQSDKIAVFSNTGGSIDISAPGVGILSSIPGEKYAALHGTSMAAPYVSGVAAMLLLDDPTRSIEELEKMLKTYVDDKGAVNWDPLFGEGILNVSNFNKHSLITSAFSSSNYINLPEHINVPLDKTWTILFNQVFSDDSTVAVKLYTENYEIPIQLTPDLKNKKIIVSPTKNYQANTEYLLDIQIKNGNRYLMRFKTK, encoded by the coding sequence ATGAGGGGTTTATTGTTAAAAATGTTGTTAGGGTGTTCGTTTAGTATCGTTCTGTTTTTTCCTAGTATAGCTCTTAGTAGTTCAGGAGAACAAACAGAAACAGATAGAGTAATAGTAGAAGTAACCGATAAAGAAGGAAATAAAGAGATCGAGAGCATTGCTGTGGATGAAGTGCAGCCAAAATCATTCTTCACGATAGCCGCTTCATCGAAAGATGAGGTGAACGTGTTACAGCCAGATTATATTCGCACAATTGGTATGGTCCAAACAGCGGAGTATACCAAACCGTGGGGGGCAATGCGGGTTGGAACAGACTGGATAAAATCGCAGTTTGCTACGAACGCTGGAGAAGTGATTGTTGCAGTTATCGATACAGGTGTAGATTATACCCACTCCTTCTTGAAGGAGAGAATGGTAGCAGGTTATGATTTTGTAGATAATGACACAGATCCAATGGATGAGCATTTTCATGGGACGCATATAGCTGGAATAATAGCCGAATCAACTACAGCCAACGTCAAAATTATGCCAATTCGGGCGCTAAATGAAACTGGTAATGGCTATGATTCCAATATTGCTAAAAGTATCCATTACGCAGTAGATAATGGTGCATCCCTTGTGAACATGAGCTTTCAAGGGAATGAATATTCCGAGCATTTAGCAGCGGCAATTGACTACGCACTTTCTAACGATGTACTGGTGGTCGTATCATCTGGAAATAAAAGTGATGATACAGCAAATTATTATCCCGCCTCAGAAAAAAAAGTGCTGGTCGTTTCAGCAACTGACCAATCCGATAAAATAGCTGTCTTTAGTAACACCGGCGGGTCCATCGACATATCAGCACCTGGTGTCGGAATACTTTCAAGTATCCCTGGAGAAAAGTATGCAGCCTTACATGGCACATCCATGGCAGCACCTTACGTAAGTGGTGTAGCAGCTATGCTTCTTCTGGATGATCCTACTAGATCGATAGAAGAATTAGAAAAAATGTTAAAAACGTATGTTGACGATAAAGGTGCAGTAAACTGGGATCCGCTATTTGGAGAAGGTATCCTCAACGTCTCCAACTTTAATAAACATTCACTTATTACTAGCGCATTTAGTTCAAGCAATTATATTAATTTACCCGAACATATCAATGTCCCTTTAGATAAAACATGGACCATTTTGTTCAACCAAGTATTCTCTGACGACTCAACAGTTGCTGTTAAACTATATACAGAAAACTATGAAATCCCCATTCAACTCACACCAGATTTAAAAAATAAAAAAATCATTGTATCTCCAACGAAAAACTATCAAGCGAACACAGAATATCTATTAGACATTCAAATCAAGAACGGAAACAGATACTTGATGCGATTTAAAACAAAATAA
- a CDS encoding S-layer homology domain-containing protein, translating into MKKLMLSLSFLLAFGLSFSSIAQAAGFQDVKTSHPFYEHINYLHGEGIVNGVDADHYKPSNFVTRSQAALMVARAMDLDLTSKKTIFTDVGADHHASGAIQSAADAGIINGYPDGTFKPNNFVTRGQMASFIARAFKMKGEALPFADVPLNSSAYSDIRKATAFGVVSGYANGDFKPNDSVTRAHFAGFLARALNDDLRLTVDACGYDPDSKSNPDRQTMNCLLTTSARNADVPIPAEIVKAVASVESNGWVHFLSNGEPIISSDGGIGLMQITNTAGYDLERIKYDLAYNIETAIDILGKNYKRSDLPKIENASPEDLESWYFAIMAYNGTKAVNSPVYQATGERNTKAYQERVYQALENNGLLETNIDLLDFNKEDFTYGEETNNSIIFNKKSFPLTSSTPTTEGYGKGDKVKYNGSGLRKSASTQSPLTATSKGAVVTIIGSPVFDENKSSTNQFVWYPVQTVANGKSVNGYIASPYIVK; encoded by the coding sequence ATGAAGAAATTAATGTTGAGTTTAAGTTTTTTATTGGCATTTGGGTTAAGCTTTTCATCTATTGCTCAAGCAGCGGGGTTTCAGGATGTTAAGACAAGTCATCCATTCTATGAGCATATCAATTATTTACATGGCGAGGGAATTGTGAATGGTGTGGATGCCGATCATTATAAGCCGAGTAATTTTGTTACGAGAAGCCAAGCAGCATTAATGGTGGCTCGGGCTATGGACTTGGATTTAACTAGCAAAAAAACTATTTTTACAGATGTAGGTGCTGATCACCATGCATCTGGTGCTATTCAATCTGCAGCTGATGCGGGAATTATTAATGGTTATCCTGACGGGACTTTTAAACCAAATAATTTTGTAACAAGAGGTCAAATGGCGAGTTTTATAGCACGAGCATTTAAGATGAAGGGTGAGGCACTTCCTTTTGCGGATGTTCCTCTAAATTCATCCGCATATTCGGATATTCGAAAGGCAACTGCATTTGGGGTTGTTAGTGGATATGCTAATGGAGATTTTAAACCGAACGATTCCGTAACTCGTGCACATTTTGCTGGATTTTTGGCACGAGCGTTGAATGATGATTTACGTTTGACAGTGGATGCATGTGGGTACGATCCAGATTCCAAATCAAACCCAGATCGTCAAACGATGAACTGCTTGCTAACAACTTCAGCTAGAAATGCTGACGTGCCAATTCCAGCGGAGATCGTAAAGGCAGTGGCTTCCGTAGAAAGTAACGGATGGGTTCATTTCCTATCAAATGGTGAGCCAATTATTAGTAGTGACGGCGGTATTGGATTGATGCAAATCACGAATACAGCAGGATACGACTTGGAACGTATAAAATATGATTTAGCGTATAATATTGAGACTGCAATCGATATACTTGGAAAAAATTATAAGAGAAGTGATTTACCAAAAATCGAGAATGCTAGCCCAGAAGACTTAGAGAGTTGGTATTTTGCTATAATGGCCTACAATGGAACAAAAGCCGTGAATAGCCCGGTATACCAAGCAACTGGCGAAAGAAATACGAAAGCATACCAAGAGCGAGTATACCAAGCACTTGAGAATAATGGATTACTAGAAACTAATATTGACCTGCTAGACTTTAACAAAGAGGATTTCACTTATGGAGAGGAAACAAATAACTCCATCATATTTAATAAAAAGTCGTTTCCGTTAACTTCAAGTACACCAACTACTGAAGGATATGGAAAGGGAGACAAAGTAAAATATAATGGATCAGGTCTTCGCAAATCAGCAAGTACTCAGTCTCCACTTACAGCGACTAGTAAAGGTGCTGTAGTGACAATCATAGGTTCACCAGTATTTGATGAAAACAAAAGCTCCACTAATCAGTTTGTTTGGTATCCTGTCCAAACAGTAGCAAACGGCAAAAGTGTGAATGGGTATATCGCTTCACCATACATTGTAAAATAG
- a CDS encoding bifunctional 2',3'-cyclic-nucleotide 2'-phosphodiesterase/3'-nucleotidase encodes MWKKVSASALALSLAVGGYANVDHASAAKSPDVTRGEYVKTMIDAMGVELGTGKSVKFNDVPESLKPYIEKALELKLITGKSATVFAPDEKLSREHAFIIATRAIETDKTYSESLLNKFTDKNKIRVSNRNEIAKAVGLGFLNGYPDKTLKPSNIVSKHEMNNILKRFLKEYKNSSSTVSLRILGTSDIHTNIVNYDYYKDTESNSLGLAKTATLIKNARSENSNTLLFDNGDAIQGTPLGSYKQSVDKLEDGEEHPSVTAMELLKYDGATFGNHEFNYGLDYLDEVTDDANFPYVNANVRDGATGKLVYDPYVLIEKEVVDSKGKKSTIKVGVTGIVPPQILKWDKSHLEGKVKVDDSVQAVEAIVPEMKKAGADVIVVLSHSGLGDMKHEVGEEDVTYLLTKVKGVDAIVTGHAHQVFPGKVDESLTNVDVENGTINGVPVVMPGKFGSHLGVIDLDLVKKGNEWEVKQSKAEVRTIAKDATDVDKTIVDAVKQAHEGTIKYVRQAVGTTTADIHSYFSQVQDDPSIQIVTNAQTEYVKAKLKGTANEKLPVLSAGAPFKAGTRSDPEYYTYVPKGELAIKNVADLYLYDNTVAIVKVTGADVKEWLEMSAGQFNQIVGTKTGEQQLINTDFRSYNYDVIDGVTYEIDVTKPAKYDADGNLVNEGSSRITNLQYEGKPIDLKQEFIVATNNYRANGTFPGVRNATAIEIYPDENRQTIIDYILAEKTIDPSADGNWKFAALPANSTIVFESSKQAEKVIPADGRIKYVGEGTDGFGKYSIK; translated from the coding sequence ATGTGGAAAAAGGTTTCAGCTTCGGCGCTAGCTTTGTCGCTTGCAGTTGGGGGATATGCTAATGTTGACCATGCTTCTGCGGCAAAAAGTCCAGATGTCACTCGTGGTGAGTATGTAAAAACGATGATCGATGCAATGGGTGTTGAATTAGGTACTGGTAAATCTGTGAAGTTTAATGATGTTCCAGAATCATTAAAGCCTTATATTGAGAAAGCTCTTGAGTTAAAACTTATTACTGGGAAGTCAGCTACTGTTTTTGCTCCTGATGAAAAACTTTCTCGTGAGCATGCATTTATTATTGCGACAAGAGCTATTGAGACGGATAAAACTTACTCAGAGAGTCTACTAAACAAATTTACAGATAAAAATAAAATCCGTGTATCTAATCGTAACGAAATTGCGAAGGCAGTTGGATTAGGTTTCTTAAATGGATACCCAGATAAAACCTTAAAACCTTCAAATATTGTTAGCAAACATGAGATGAATAATATTCTAAAACGCTTTTTGAAGGAATATAAAAATTCAAGTTCAACTGTTTCTCTAAGAATCTTAGGTACCTCGGACATTCATACGAATATCGTGAACTATGACTATTACAAAGATACAGAGTCTAATAGCTTAGGTCTTGCAAAAACTGCTACACTAATCAAAAATGCACGTTCAGAAAATAGTAATACTTTACTATTTGACAATGGTGATGCGATACAAGGTACACCACTTGGTTCTTATAAGCAATCAGTGGACAAGTTAGAAGACGGTGAAGAACATCCTTCAGTGACAGCAATGGAATTGCTAAAATATGATGGTGCTACATTCGGAAACCATGAATTTAACTATGGTTTAGATTATTTGGATGAAGTTACAGATGATGCGAATTTCCCGTATGTGAATGCGAATGTTCGTGATGGAGCAACTGGTAAATTAGTTTATGATCCATACGTTTTGATTGAAAAAGAAGTAGTTGATTCCAAAGGGAAGAAATCTACTATCAAAGTTGGTGTAACCGGTATTGTTCCACCGCAAATTCTGAAGTGGGACAAGTCTCATTTAGAAGGAAAAGTGAAGGTAGACGATTCCGTACAAGCTGTGGAGGCTATTGTACCAGAAATGAAGAAAGCTGGAGCAGATGTGATTGTAGTGCTTTCCCACTCGGGACTTGGCGATATGAAGCATGAGGTTGGCGAAGAAGATGTTACGTATTTGCTAACAAAGGTTAAAGGCGTAGATGCGATTGTTACTGGTCATGCACACCAAGTATTCCCTGGAAAAGTGGATGAGTCGTTAACGAATGTAGACGTGGAAAACGGTACGATTAACGGTGTTCCGGTTGTTATGCCAGGTAAATTTGGTAGCCACTTAGGTGTAATCGATTTAGATTTAGTAAAAAAAGGGAACGAATGGGAAGTAAAACAATCTAAAGCGGAGGTTCGCACAATTGCGAAAGATGCTACGGATGTGGATAAAACCATTGTCGATGCAGTAAAACAAGCACATGAAGGAACGATTAAATACGTACGCCAAGCAGTTGGAACAACAACAGCGGATATTCATAGCTACTTCTCACAAGTACAAGATGATCCATCTATCCAAATCGTAACAAATGCTCAAACTGAGTACGTAAAAGCAAAACTAAAAGGTACAGCAAATGAAAAATTACCAGTCCTTTCTGCAGGTGCACCATTTAAAGCTGGAACAAGAAGCGATCCTGAGTATTACACATATGTACCAAAAGGCGAGCTAGCTATTAAAAACGTAGCGGATTTATATTTATATGACAACACAGTAGCAATCGTTAAAGTTACTGGAGCAGATGTAAAAGAATGGTTAGAAATGTCTGCAGGTCAATTCAACCAAATCGTTGGAACGAAAACTGGCGAGCAACAGCTTATCAATACAGATTTCCGCTCATATAACTATGACGTAATCGACGGAGTAACTTACGAAATAGATGTTACAAAACCAGCGAAATACGATGCAGACGGAAATCTAGTAAATGAAGGTTCATCCCGTATTACGAACCTCCAATACGAGGGTAAACCAATCGATTTAAAACAAGAATTCATCGTAGCAACAAATAACTACCGTGCGAATGGAACATTCCCAGGAGTACGTAATGCGACAGCGATTGAAATCTATCCAGATGAAAACCGTCAAACAATTATCGACTACATTCTTGCAGAGAAAACAATCGATCCATCTGCTGACGGTAACTGGAAATTCGCAGCACTTCCGGCAAACTCAACAATCGTATTCGAATCCTCTAAACAAGCAGAAAAAGTAATCCCTGCTGATGGCCGCATCAAATATGTTGGTGAAGGTACAGACGGATTTGGTAAGTATTCTATTAAATAA
- a CDS encoding SGNH/GDSL hydrolase family protein, with translation MNMNSRWDNKKWTVIGDSNTELNWAGQKKYHGYIAEKFGFKVQNLGKSGSGWFNTWKEGFEAFYLRLDEIDKDTDLITFLGGGNDYAETEKPFILGSFGDTNPVATFYGALDYTISTTINMFPNATIATFTQFRRDVGQPTNAKLEAMVKAELEVTAKYGIPCLDLYHQANQYPWLTWYKERYMTDGIHLNDAGHEKLAHKMLPFIEAL, from the coding sequence ATGAACATGAACAGCAGATGGGACAATAAAAAATGGACAGTAATAGGTGACAGCAATACGGAGCTCAACTGGGCGGGACAAAAAAAGTACCACGGCTATATAGCGGAAAAGTTCGGATTCAAAGTGCAAAATCTCGGGAAAAGTGGCTCTGGGTGGTTCAATACATGGAAAGAGGGCTTTGAAGCATTTTACTTAAGGTTAGATGAAATTGATAAAGATACAGATTTAATCACCTTCCTAGGGGGAGGTAACGACTATGCCGAAACCGAGAAACCCTTTATACTTGGTTCCTTTGGTGACACCAATCCTGTAGCAACGTTTTACGGGGCTTTAGACTACACAATTAGCACAACCATTAATATGTTCCCCAATGCTACGATTGCAACATTTACTCAATTTAGACGAGACGTAGGACAACCAACTAATGCTAAGCTCGAAGCCATGGTAAAAGCAGAGCTTGAGGTTACAGCAAAATATGGAATTCCTTGTTTGGACCTTTATCATCAGGCTAACCAATATCCTTGGTTAACTTGGTACAAAGAGCGTTATATGACAGATGGGATTCATCTTAATGATGCTGGTCATGAAAAACTAGCGCATAAAATGCTCCCTTTTATTGAAGCGCTATGA
- a CDS encoding ABC transporter ATP-binding protein: MLQVSSLQKSYHKNKILNDVNLLVNPGEVVGLVGENGAGKSTLLEILATVLPQSNGSIELESKSYSKDIKSIRKLIGYVPQEISLWEEFTVGENFLFFEKLSWKRRSLEECKQLCLDMQLNKWDEPVDSLSGGMKRKLNLAISLIHDPILILLDEPTVGIDMKSKEEIGNYLVNLAKHEGKMIIYTSHDMNEITSFCDRIYCLGKDPFYADLLKSRGIAVEKLE; encoded by the coding sequence GTGCTGCAAGTAAGTTCCCTGCAAAAAAGCTATCATAAAAATAAAATATTAAACGATGTAAATCTTCTAGTAAACCCAGGTGAGGTTGTGGGCTTAGTCGGAGAAAATGGAGCTGGTAAATCTACACTGCTAGAAATTTTAGCAACGGTACTACCTCAATCCAACGGCAGTATTGAATTAGAAAGTAAATCATATTCAAAAGATATTAAAAGCATCCGTAAGCTAATAGGATATGTCCCTCAGGAAATCTCCTTATGGGAGGAATTCACTGTGGGAGAAAACTTTTTGTTCTTCGAAAAGCTGTCATGGAAAAGAAGGTCACTAGAAGAATGCAAGCAGCTTTGTCTCGATATGCAACTAAACAAATGGGATGAACCTGTGGATTCCTTATCCGGTGGAATGAAAAGAAAACTAAATCTAGCAATCAGTCTTATTCACGATCCCATATTAATCCTACTAGACGAACCAACTGTAGGAATAGATATGAAATCCAAAGAAGAAATAGGAAATTACTTAGTAAATTTAGCAAAACATGAAGGAAAAATGATCATTTATACGTCTCATGATATGAACGAAATTACCTCTTTTTGTGACCGCATATATTGTTTAGGAAAAGATCCGTTTTACGCTGATTTACTTAAGTCTAGAGGCATAGCTGTTGAGAAACTGGAATAG